Proteins encoded in a region of the Zea mays cultivar B73 chromosome 2, Zm-B73-REFERENCE-NAM-5.0, whole genome shotgun sequence genome:
- the LOC100501620 gene encoding putative protein kinase superfamily protein encodes MATKYAAAAADLVTGRPRKRARLGWDVASAAEAQIGTFCGQEVGDVASLLLSANPSDHTCSSLLPKGVARNASPPWREDDKDGHYVFAVGENLASRYKIYRKMGEGTFGQVLECWDRESKEMVAIKIVRSVKKYSDAAMIEIDVLQKLAKNDAAGKHCVQIRNWFDYRSHICIVCEKLGPSLYDFLQKTGFHPFPIDLIRRIGQQLLESVAFMHRLQLIHTDLKPENILLVSSDYVKLPDPKDGSFSRKLPKSSAIKLIDFGSAAYHHQDRSYIVSTRHYRAPEVILGHGWSYPCDIWSVGCILVELCSGETLFQTHDNLEHLAMMDRVLGPLPRHMLERADQHAEKYVRKGGLNWPQAITTVESVRAVLKLPRLQNLVMQHVDHSAGDFIDLLKRLLAYEPSGRLTAQEALGHVFFTRYRQ; translated from the exons ATGGCGACGAAGTACGCTGCCGCCGCGGCTGATCTGGTCACGGGCCGTCCGCGGAAGCGGGCGAGGCTTGGCTGGGACGTGGCGTCGGCTGCCGAG GCTCAGATAGGAACATTTTGTGGGCAAGAAGTTGGTGATGTGGCCAGCCTGCTATTATCAGCAAATCCTTCCGACCATACTTGTTCGTCTCTGCTCCCGAAGGGTGTGGCTCGAAATGCTTCCCCTCCCTGGAGAGAAGACGATAAAGATGGCCATTATGTATTTGCTGTTGGAGAGAATTTGGCCTCTCGCT ACAAGATATACAGAAAAATGGGTGAAG GTACTTTTGGTCAAGTACTGGAATGCTGGGACCGAGAAAGCAAAGAGATGGTGGCTATTAAAATTGTTCGCTCTGTAAAGAAATACAGTGATGCAGCAATGATAGAAATTGATGTCCTGCAGAAGCTTGCAAAAAATGATGCTGCAGGCAAACA TTGTGTTCAAATACGGAACTGGTTTGACTATCGTAGCCATATTTGTATT GTCTGCGAGAAGCTTGGCCCAAGCTTATATGATTTTCTGCAGAAAACCGGCTTCCATCCATTCCCAATTGATCTAATTCGCCGGATCGGACAGCAACTTTTGGAATCTGTTGCAT TCATGCATCGTCTTCAGCTAATTCATACTGATCTGAAACCAGAGAACATCCTCCTCGTTTCTTCAGATTATGTCAAGTTACCTGATCCCAAG GACGGATCATTCTCAAGGAAACTGCCAAAATCAAGTGCCATTAAATTGATTGACTTTGGAAGTGCAGCATACCATCACCAGGATCGCAGTTACATTGTATCTACCAGACACTATCGCGCCCCTGAagttattttgg GACATGGATGGAGCTATCCATGTGATATCTGGAGTGTTGGTTGTATACTTGTTGAGCTTTGCTCG GGTGAGACACTGTTTCAGACTCACGATAACTTGGAACACCTTGCAATGATGGATAGAGTTCTAGGTCCTCTTCCACGGCACATGCTGGAAAGAGCCGA CCAGCATGCGGAGAAGTACGTCAGAAAAGGAGGATTGAACTGGCCACAAGCAATAACAACAGTAGAGAGCGTTAGAGCTGTTCTCAAACTGCCTCGCCTTCAG AACCTGGTGATGCAGCATGTGGATCACTCTGCGGGGGACTTCATTGACCTTCTGAAGCGCCTCTTAGCCTATGAGCCCTCGGGAAGGTTGACTGCTCAAGAAGCGTTGGGCCATGTCTTCTTTACCAGATACCGGCAATAA